The window tacacaagtgtaagtgaaagcagaattggGCTCTGAGAGTTTAATATACAGGGACTAATAGAGGCAGTAGGTCCCCTAGCTCTGCATTTTTGATTCTCCTCTCCTACTGGGATAGGCCAGGAGTAACTCCTTTGACATCAAGAGACTAACTCTGATGTAAATGAGAGGGCAATCAGGTCCCTGGCTAACTCTGTTGTAAATAAGAGGAAAATCAGCTCCCTGGCTTCAGACAGACATACCAAACAATCCAGTCCAGACAGGTTTCTCTTACCTTTTCCATCGTAGCTGGATTCAGGCTGCAAGCCATAGTACTCCAGCAGGACAAATGCCTTTTTATACCTCACAACCAGTGCTAAGTGTGCACACATTAACAAAAGTCTTTTCTCTGCTCATAGAGCCAACTCATGACTGTGGGGTCTCATTCACTCTTTGTACTGGTGTCCATAGTTTTTGTGTAGTGGGGAACAGGTTTGATTCCTATTGTTACCAGTGTGCAGTTCTTGGCCCTGGATCTATCAGCTCAGCCATTTTTACACTGAAGATAACATAGTTCAGGAAAAGGGAGAAACTTCTGGCCAAGTGACAGAGGGGACTGGATGTGATGGGATCAACAATCCTTTTCTTTAGAGTCTCTGCAGTTGCATTGTTATTAGTGAATGCACAAATAGTACAATACATATGGAAGAGGGTTCAAACAACAACACAGAAAGTAGggagataaaaacaaaaatgtgtacGTCAAAAGAATGTCAAAAGGGCTTAGGTAGACATCTTGCATGTTTAGGCATTCAGTAGCTTTGGGGTCAGTACGAAGTCTGGAATGGCCTCCTGAGAGACCAGCATGAGATGAGCAGTAGGTGCGCAGCCTCCATCCCCACCCGCAGCCACATGGGCTTGTTCTGGATCCCCAGGTGTGGTCAGTATCCACACACCTCACTTTCCCACATCTGAAATGGTTGAGCTTGTACCACAGATAATGTGGCAGCCTGAAGGCAGGAGGTCTTCCATCAGGGTGAGTGATGAGAGAGAAATTGTATAGACAGGAAGCAGCTCATTCCCATCCTGCTCACCACAGTGTCACAGCGTGCACCATGGAGCAGCTGAGTAACATAGTGCAGATTGGCGTTCTGATGATGAGTCAGTGGCGAGGCACTATCTATGCATCTTTGAAAAGTGGCCCTGGTGATTATCTCCTGGATTGTGTGAAGGAGGTTCTTCGCTGCAATATTATGCCTGATGTTAGAAGGAAGGATATTAGAAAGGACTGGTAGACAATCAGTGTTTGTTGGTCCTGTAGTCCCTGTTATTCTCATCATTTGATTCAATAGCACATCaactagcatggtgtggtaagGGTTTAACCACACAGGAGCACAGTGTTGCCCAAGTGAGTAGCAGAAAGTTAGTGCTGAACTGTGCAGTGCTTGCACATTAGCTCATCAACTTGAGCCCACAAACTTCTTTAAGAGGCCATTTCTGCTGTTAATTTTCTGTGCTCTCTTGGTGGTTTGGGTGTTATGTGTAAGCATGCAAGCTAGAGTGACTCCTAGATATGCTGGCTTTGGGTCATGAGCCAGTCATTCTCCATTCAAGAACATGTTGAGTTCTTGTGAAGCATTAGCTTGAGTGAGATGAAACCATGACAACACTGTCTTTGACATACTGAGATTAAGTTCCACTTCTTCCAGTCCTAAGGGTTGTCTGCCGTATCTTGGATCAGGTTGTCCCcaatctttttgaagtttttctcttGACATTAGACAGATGTCATCTGCACACTTGAATGGCCTTGAGGTAGTTGGAGACAGATCGTTTGAAAACATATTGGATACAAGTAGGGGCAAGAACAGATCTCTGAGGGATCCTGTTCTTCTGGATCCTCTAAGCATTCAGTTTATTTCCTAACATGGTTTGGAATTGTCTGTTTCAAAGTATCATTTCTATAGCCATAACAACCCATCAAGGTAATGTCTTGACCAACAAGGCAGTGTGCCAGATGACAGCATATGCTGCTTTTCAGTCAAGAAGTACAACCCTGAACATCACAGGGCACTGTGATCAAGGTGTCCAAGATGCCctctagctctgctgctgcttctccaaatctaaaagtaaaggaaaaaacagaggagagctgcCTCCCCACTTATCCAAACAAATGGTATCTGAGCCTCATGGGATAGGGCTGATAGCTGTAACAACAAAGGTTGTGACTCACACTGCTGAAATTAAATCTACAGTTTCCATCCGACAGAGCACCATGACCAAGACTGAGTGCGCTGCAAGCTCTAGCCAGACAGACTGGTGAAACAGAACAGACTTTCTGAAGTGGAAGACGATTTTAAAGAGAACAAATAACAGGTTATCAAGAGCTGTAATGATATCAAGACAAAACTAATTGGTCTAGAAAGCCATTCTAGACCATGTAACATGAGGACTGTGGGTGTCTCTGAGGGAATAGAGAAAGGCAAACCTTCTGAATTTGTCCGTAGATTGCTAAATTGTAGGATTTTCCAATAGCTTTTTATTTTGATATAGAATGGGCATACCGGACCCTtgccccccagccagctcttGGAAGTCGGCTTAGAGCATTTGATTGTAAAGCTCCTGAAGTTTACCACTAAGAAGCTAATACTGCAGAAATCCAGAGAGAGACATGGAGTGGTTATGAGAAGAACCAGCAATTAAAATACTGCTCTTTCAAGATTATGCCGTGATGTAGTTGGATTGAGGGCAGCTTTTTACTAAGTGTAACAACTGGCTAGGAAGTTTATTAAATACCTGGCTAAGCTCTATATTAAGAGGTGGAAGTCCACCTCCTCCCAGTGTGAGAAAGCATTGACATTCATTTCCCCTTAGGAGGAAGAAAAATACCTCCAAATTCTGCAACCTCCCCTTTGCAAGACAAGACATCTATGGAATAATCAGAGTGTATGGAATTTATGTATTGCTCTCTGAAATCTGATATGGTTGCTGTAAACAAGTTGGGTGCTAGCTGATATTGATATAttaggtttttttctctttttttccccctcattgggGCTGAAGGGTTATAAAATGATTAACAGTTTACTTCCTATAGTCTTAAATCATGTAGAAGGAGCATCAATGTAAAATCGATCAATCATCATTGCTTTATTAGATGGTGCTTCCTGATGGACTAAAGTGTATGTGGGTTCTATTGGTTGGTAATAGATGACTACTATAATTGTAATGTTCAGAGCCCCAGGGGCTATGAGGATCTCCAAGTTTTGCCTGCCCCCGCTCGTTAAAAAACAGTCCAAAACTACACActtgataaaaatatttctttttgatgGTATGGTACTAACATGTATTCTCTCTCCATTATCtttttctttcactttatttAATCCCTCTTACTGTCTCCATGCTGGGAATTTCCTTCCCATGCCTGTAGAATATGTACTGGGAAGCTACTCCCTACCCCCGGATTATATAACTTTGGCTGCATAGATATTCAAAAGCTGTTTACTGCGCAGGAAAATTTTCAATGTCTCATTCATTCACTAAGCGACTTTATATTTTAACAAGGATGGCTCTGAGAACTAAATGTGTGTCCTGAAATATAAAGGGCTTCAGTAACCctattcaaagaaaaaatatatttaatgcttAAAGAGAATGCTACCATTGCTATACTCCTGGAGACACATCTGACAAACTTGAAGTTTGTAAACTGAGATGGGGTAGGCCTCTCAGTTTCTAGTTGCTTTAAATTCTAAAGTGAGGGGTATTGCTTTAGTAATACCTCCCAGGACTATGAAGTTATATGGAAGGGTTAAGTGGAGCCAACCCTAACATGGACCAGACCACTTTGCCTTTGGGAAAGGCTTGCAGGGAGCCGGATCCTGGATGATGACTTTAGATCCCACTTGGTGCTCAGTCAGGTCTTATTTGGCATCAAACCATGCCTTGGTGTTTTACACTTTCCTGTCCTTTCTTACCACCACACTCCTCTGTAGCTGCAGAATCTGCATCTGCAAGTCCTGTATCCAGGCTTCTGACGGGGCTTCTCTAGCCAGATAGACTGAATGGAGTTAATTATATCCTTCCACACTCTCACTGGTCTTCCCATCAGGCTACATTGAGGAAAAAGTCTGTGAATTTGCATCCCTATCTCTGAAACGCATTAataccagaaaaaagaaaaggaggacttgtggcacctcagagactaacaagtttatttgagcacaagtttcatgggctacagctcattGCTGCCTATTGCAgcacctcttttttttcttttctttttgattgtcTTATTCATTCACTCAACCTGTCCTGCGGCTGGCTGACTGATAGGGAAAGAGAACCTTTTGTTCTACATCCCGCTGGGTGCACACTTCTTTGACAACTGACCCCACAAATCTGCTCCCATTGTCTGAATCAAAAACCTTAggcccctcccccctctgcagAACACATTGCCCACCAATTGTTTCGCTCTCATTAGGGCAGTCACAAATTTAGTGTGGAAGTCCACCTCCTCCCAACGTGAGAAAGCATTGACGAGAACTAGCACATACTTGTTCCCCCTTGGTGTTAAGGGCAGCTCCCCAGTACTGTTGATTTGATCTCCTTTCCATGAACCTCTGGGACTTATGTCAGAAGAGCTTTTTTACTTTCTTTGAGAGCTAGATTGTGTCTGGCACATATAAGGAGCATCAACAGATCCCTTTCCCATTGTTGACTATCCGTCTACGGCCTCTGCCTGTTTGGGATAGGCCCATGCACCCATAAGAGCAGatctttttgcatattttatgGTCCCACCCATACTAAATCATTTTTTGATTTTACACAGAGGAGTTCTTGCTTTATTACTAAATTTTGACGTTCATTCGTGTTTTGGCTGAAGGCTTGTTCCCAAAAGGATCCTAACTTCACATCCTGTTTTTGaattctttgcagcctctccaCTTTTTTCGATTTGTTGCTGGCCTCAAGTGAAATCTGTTACAGGGATAGTTTTCAAAATGGTATCCCATGGCCAGGGCGGTTCTTTGTCTGCTGCATTATTGACTGCTAGGTCAACTGTCACATAGTACTGAATTTGATTTCCCCGTTACTGGTAACCCGATATTTGTTCTGAGCCCATTATTCCAGTATTAACACAGTTCCTCTGAATACATAATTCAAGTCCAGAACAATGGGAAGCTtagactgagatttttttttttcggtACACTGATAACTTCTCCTAATTTTGCATACACAGCTGACTTACTTTTCTAGTTGTACTGTAAAGTGTTTGAccattttgctttttaatttgatCGCTGCTAACCTTTTTTGGTTTGTGTATATGGTGGCTACTGTCACCTGTATatctaatactttttaaaaaatttttgccggcatgcatttttttaaagattgtatGCCATGTGCTAGAGGGGCTCTTTTTACATTTAGGCAGCATTTCTGtgtgcctgggttcccctatcagcCAGTGGCAAGTGGCACAGGCTTGTGGGAGACACCAACTGGTCAGCTGGTTTGGAGAGAGTTAGATACCATGGAAGTGGGGACTATACGGTGACCTAGCCAAAGGGCCAAGCAGGAAGAGGGAGCACGCTGAGTCATAAAGACAGAAAGAAGAGTCGCAGCGTGAGTAACTGATGGAAGAGGTTGCCAGACTGGGCAAGAGCTCCTCCCCAGATGTAGCCACAAAGAGGTACCCCCAGCGCTGAGTGAACCCCACGACAGGCTGTTTAACACAAACTCCAATAtagcacagcacttaagcacatatgtaactttgtcaatgggactattcatgaaCTTCagttaagcacacgcttaagtgttttgctggatcagggcctcacGCTGTCCCCAGAGGCCATGCCGAATGCTTCCAGAATGCCAACAGGTGTTGGGCAGTCTGTACAGAGATTGCTATTGAAATAGGGCAGGTCTAGACAAAAAATGCTGCATCAGCTCAGCTGTGCCGCTCTCGTGTTGTAATGCAGACACTCCAACACCAACAGGAAAGTGTTCTCCCgtcggtgtagttaatccacccccctgagaggcagtagctatgtcaatgggggaagctctcccgctgacatagcgcgGTCTGCACGGGGGGTTAGGTGggtataactgtgtcgctcagaggtgaggatttttcacacccctgagcgatgtagttatactgatgcaAGTCTGTCgtgtagaccagtccttagtCAACCATATGACTGTACAAGGTACTGGAAACAGGCTATTGGTAATGATACTGTGAAGCTCTTATTACAAGCATCTTGTTACATTGCTGGGCTtcttgcacagaaaaaagcttgaaTTGTTGATCTAAGTGCAAAACTCAACTTGGCCTGACCCATAGAGTCCCCTTGAAAGGACCGTACTGTAGCCTGAAGGGTCAGGCTAAAACTGAATGTCTTGTTGCCTTTGCTcttgttttctgtatttaatcTTGTCTCTAGTACACCAACAGCTGTACATACAGATAACCTTGTAGTTTTATAAACTAGATTTTCAGTCTTTCTAAAACTGTGAACTTGCACCACTGTCCATGCAGAGAGTCAGGGATCAGGACTCATCTTACTTTAAGCAACAGTCTTTTCAGATTCAAACCTCCTGCTGGTATGGCTGGGGAGTGCTGCATGGCTCCCCCTCCATTACCCTGGCAAATGCTCTGTATGACTCCCCACCAAAAGCATgggcccctgccctccccaaggAGCAAGGGCTCACCACCTGCAGGGAGAACAGGGGTTCTTAGTCCTTCCCACCCTGAGATGAAGGGATAGGATTAGGGTAGCTTCCAGGCCTTGCCCTTGAGCCTGGGTGTATCTGCTTGGATGGGTGGACTGGGCCAGCAgcattcttctcttcctgcctcccacagtcctCTGCTGGGCTGGTGCTGGTGGCTCCTGCAGTTAACCCCACATAGAGGTGCATGGGGCTGTTCAgtcctctcagagctattgtttcaggctgcctgcagacttgGGCAGATGTCTCTGAATTAGTTCCAcctgggtcatattttcaagctttgaTTTAAACCCCCTGGGACTGAAACCTCAGCTTTTGTTACAAACAGGAGGCTCCAGTGTAATCtgatgattccaggagctgggaccctCAACCCAGGCCTGTGGTGCCTATGGCTAGTTAATCCTTCCCTGCCCTGGATCGGTGCTCAGGTAACTCTGGCGCCAAGTTTCGGCCCCTGGCTGGGGAAATTGCTGTGACTGGAGCTGCCTCTCGGTTGGGAGTGGGATGTGGCTGATTCCTGCCATCACCTGAgtgcccagctctgcctgctcCGTGCCTGGTGGCTGaaggggctctggctgctgctccctGGTGATGCTCCCAGGGACCTCTGGCCAGGGAGCGAAGACTGGCGCTCAGCCCAGGGCCCCTCTAGTCCTCGCTCCAAATCTCTGGCCAAGGGTGGGCTGGAGGATTATGATCTAAAGTACAGCTCTGCAGCTGTCGTCCTCTCTATGGGCCGAGTCCTGGATGTTTCAGTTTCTTCCTCAGACTCCTGAACTGCATTCTGGGTGAGCCCTGGAGGTGGCCCCGTACTCCCATGTGTCGCTGCCTAGGTCTGAGCTCTGTGTTTGGTGTTGGGCACTTTGCACTGGAAGTAGCTATGCaatgctgggggagggcagggaaaaaTGAGGGACAACTTCTGGATCAGAAGATGATACCATAGCCCAAGAATGCAGGACAAGCCTCGATGTTCCCCTTAGTACACTTACAACAGCACGCTGAGAGCACAGTGGTTGTTAAAGCATTTTATTCATTGAGACCCTTCCAGGCAAAAGGCATCTTGATTCAGTAAAGATCAGTGGCACGTCTCAAAGAGCCAACTTTGCCACTCATAGAGCCCCACTCGCTGAATCTCCTGTACTCCCCTGGCCTCAGCAGGTATTGGCGGCCTCTGTAATTCGGCAATTCGTAAAGGATCCATTGCCCGTCCAGCACAGAACAAGAGAGCATCTCGTGGACGCGTAGCTGGTCCATGACATGCGGCGAGTCCTCGGTTAACTCTACCATCTTGCCTCTGTGATCCTCCTTCTCATAAATCTTTATCCTGTAGGTGCCCCTGTGCTGTGACAGACAATGAGACAGAAAATGAGACTTCTGTGGTCCTGGGTCCTGAGTCAGCCCTGTGCCCTGCTCCAGTGATGCAAATGGCACTTTCAGCTGCTTCTGCTCCCCAGAGGAGGAGAATCCTTGAATGCTGCAAAGGCAGCGCATCCACCCTTTTGACTCAGGTCTACGCCAGCCGTGACTCCCATCCTTGGTGCAGGGAGCgtgtctggggtggggaggagggagcccaACCAAGCAATGGGACAGGGCTGCAGTGTACAATGCTGGCCAGTCCTCAGCCAGCACAGTTCTCCCATAGACCTgggtttctcaatctttttctttctgagaccctGTGACAAGGCGTGCTTGCCCCATGCTGGTACTGCAAGGGTTAACTCTACTCCTTGGGCAGAGGAGGCCATTCAGCCTcggccctgctgggcatgctccatctGGAGAccaggtataaaagggagcagcccagctcataTGGGGCTGACTGCCGAGGAGGAAGGTGCTGAGACCCCAGAATGTGGAAACTAGAGACGCCAAGACCCAAGAGAACACCCAAGCTCCTGCAGACACCCAAGGAGCAACGGAGCTGCTGAGGGCCGCACAGGCTGAGGAGCTTATGGACATCGGAGATTCCAGGACTACTACACCAGGGACAGGGTAGGAAGAAGTTCACGGGGACTAGGCATTGTACCAAGTGGTGTCTGTGTGTTTTGGATGGATTCCCCACTGACTCAGTGGTCAGCATTCTTGCCACTATTAGGACCGTGAGCTGGGACCCGTTGGAGAAGGGAGGGCATGGGTCCCCCTATCCGGCCACCACTCCCCTGGCGGCAGCCCACTTTCCTGAACATCCACCAGGCCAAAGAGCCCTACTGAACAGGGCAGCCCTGCTGACTCGGGCCACAAGGACACAGAGCCCTGAGAGCCACATTGTCATTTATATGTAGGCCAAGCTATCCCAAGACAAGGGGTGATTGTATAGATTCAGCCACAGGGCCATAATTaccctcaccccatcccaagAAAGGACGTGGCACACTTGCCCCATGAGAGTCCCCCCTAACATGCCCCCCTGTGCCagaacaactgtttttctgaatataaaagccaggactggcattagagggtagcaagcagggaaaTTATCTCTGGGCCCTGCGAAGCTCAGCtgct of the Dermochelys coriacea isolate rDerCor1 chromosome 11, rDerCor1.pri.v4, whole genome shotgun sequence genome contains:
- the LOC119863196 gene encoding gamma-crystallin B-like, yielding MASSLNPVTMGKIILFEDRNFQGRSVECSSDRPDLQSQLSRCNSVRVESGCFMLYERTSFQGQQFFLKRGDYPDMQSEGFSTSIKSCRMIPPHRGTYRIKIYEKEDHRGKMVELTEDSPHVMDQLRVHEMLSCSVLDGQWILYELPNYRGRQYLLRPGEYRRFSEWGSMSGKVGSLRRATDLY